One Williamsia phyllosphaerae DNA segment encodes these proteins:
- the dmpG gene encoding 4-hydroxy-2-oxovalerate aldolase, whose protein sequence is MAGARKYSDTLDIRITDSSLRDGSHHKRHQFTTDDVRNIVGALDGAGVPVIEVTHGDGLGGSSFNYGFSKTPEQELIRAAVETATSAKIAFLMLPGLGVKDDIRAAQDNGASICRIATHCTEADVSIQHFGLARELGLETVGFLMMSHSQPPEVLAKQARIQADAGCQCVYVVDSAGALVLEQVSDRVAALVAELGDDAQVGFHGHENLDIAVANSIAAVRAGAQQIDGSVRRFGAGAGNTPVEAFVGVCDKLGIATGVDFMKIADAAQDVVRPVMPSECLVDRPSMMMGYAGCYSSFLKHAEGHAEKYGVSAADILLEAGARKLVGGQEDQLIDIALELLKKQNANAGV, encoded by the coding sequence ATGGCCGGTGCGCGGAAATACAGCGACACCCTCGACATCCGCATCACCGATTCGTCGTTGCGCGACGGCAGCCACCACAAGCGACACCAGTTCACCACCGACGACGTCCGCAACATCGTCGGCGCGCTCGACGGTGCCGGTGTGCCGGTCATCGAGGTCACCCACGGTGACGGTCTCGGCGGGTCGTCGTTCAACTACGGCTTCTCCAAAACCCCCGAACAGGAACTCATCCGGGCTGCGGTCGAGACGGCGACGTCGGCGAAGATCGCCTTCCTGATGCTGCCCGGCCTCGGCGTCAAGGACGACATCCGGGCCGCGCAGGACAACGGTGCCTCGATCTGTCGGATCGCCACCCACTGCACCGAGGCCGACGTCTCGATCCAACACTTCGGGCTGGCCCGCGAGCTCGGCCTGGAGACCGTCGGGTTCCTGATGATGTCGCACAGTCAGCCGCCGGAGGTGCTCGCGAAACAGGCCCGCATCCAGGCCGACGCCGGATGTCAGTGCGTCTACGTCGTCGACTCGGCCGGCGCGCTGGTGCTCGAGCAGGTGTCGGATCGGGTGGCGGCGTTGGTCGCCGAACTCGGCGACGACGCCCAGGTGGGATTCCACGGTCACGAGAACCTCGACATCGCCGTCGCCAACTCGATCGCCGCCGTTCGTGCGGGTGCGCAGCAGATCGATGGGTCGGTGCGGCGTTTCGGTGCCGGTGCGGGTAACACGCCGGTCGAGGCGTTCGTCGGGGTCTGCGACAAGCTCGGGATCGCCACCGGCGTCGACTTCATGAAGATCGCCGACGCCGCGCAGGACGTGGTGCGCCCGGTGATGCCGTCGGAGTGCCTGGTCGATCGTCCGTCGATGATGATGGGCTACGCGGGCTGCTACAGCTCGTTTCTCAAGCACGCAGAGGGTCACGCCGAGAAGTACGGGGTGTCGGCCGCCGACATCCTCCTCGAGGCCGGAGCCCGAAAGCTGGTGGGCGGCCAGGAAGACCAGCTCATCGACATCGCCCTCGAGTTGCTTAAAAAGCAGAACGCCAACGCCGGAGTCTGA
- a CDS encoding acetaldehyde dehydrogenase (acetylating) has protein sequence MSAKVTAAIIGSGNIGTDLMYKLERSEYIAPRWMVGIDADSEGMKRAADHGLITMSGGAEELLNSSERPDFIFEATSAYVHREYAPRYEAAGITAIDLTPAAVGPAVVPPANLREHLDAPNTNMITCGGQATIPMVHAVSSVVPVSYAEIVASVASVSAGPGTRANIDEFTKTTSRGIETIGGATRGKAIIILNPADPPMIMRDTIFCAIPEDADTDAIAESIHKREREIQAYVPGYRLLQDPQFDPPSVINGGLARVSIFVEVEGAGDFLPPYAGNLDIMTAAATKVGEELAKQKLGV, from the coding sequence GTGAGCGCCAAGGTCACCGCCGCGATCATCGGATCGGGCAACATCGGGACCGACCTGATGTACAAGCTGGAGCGGTCGGAGTACATCGCGCCTCGCTGGATGGTCGGCATCGACGCCGATTCGGAGGGCATGAAGCGAGCCGCCGACCACGGGCTGATCACCATGTCCGGGGGTGCCGAGGAGCTCCTGAACTCCTCGGAGCGCCCGGATTTCATCTTCGAGGCGACCTCGGCGTACGTCCATCGTGAGTACGCCCCGCGGTATGAGGCGGCGGGGATCACCGCCATCGACCTGACCCCGGCCGCGGTCGGGCCCGCGGTGGTACCGCCGGCGAATCTGCGTGAACATCTCGATGCCCCGAACACGAACATGATCACCTGCGGCGGCCAGGCCACCATCCCGATGGTGCACGCGGTGTCGTCGGTGGTGCCGGTGAGCTACGCCGAGATCGTCGCCTCGGTGGCATCGGTGTCGGCCGGGCCCGGAACCCGCGCCAACATCGACGAGTTCACCAAGACCACCTCGCGGGGCATCGAGACGATCGGCGGTGCGACCCGCGGTAAGGCGATCATCATCCTCAACCCGGCCGATCCGCCGATGATCATGCGCGACACCATCTTCTGCGCCATCCCCGAGGATGCCGACACCGACGCCATCGCGGAGTCGATCCACAAACGGGAGAGGGAGATCCAAGCGTATGTGCCGGGGTACCGCCTGCTGCAGGATCCGCAGTTCGATCCGCCGAGTGTCATCAACGGCGGTCTGGCGCGGGTGTCGATCTTCGTCGAGGTCGAAGGCGCGGGCGACTTCCTGCCGCCCTATGCGGGCAACCTCGACATCATGACCGCCGCGGCCACCAAGGTCGGCGAAGAGCTGGCCAAGCAGAAACTGGGAGTGTGA
- a CDS encoding 2-keto-4-pentenoate hydratase translates to MTVSPEVREQLARALADAESGASAIDPLTAAHPELDVVDAYEIQLVNIRRRLDGGAVVAGHKVGLASEAMQKMMGVDEPDYGHLLDTMQYHEHTPIDASRFCFPRVEVEVGFILGKDLPGAGCTNDDVIDAVEWVVPSIELIDSRIRDWKITLCDTIADNASSCGWILGEQRVTISDIDTGDIDARLHRNGEVIAEGNSSAVLGHPLNAVSWLARKVESFGVRLRAGDVILPGTATRAIDISSGDHFVAEFAKLGSVTLDFV, encoded by the coding sequence ATGACAGTCTCCCCGGAGGTCCGGGAACAGCTGGCCCGTGCCCTGGCCGACGCCGAGTCGGGAGCGAGCGCGATCGATCCGCTGACCGCCGCCCATCCCGAGCTCGACGTCGTCGACGCCTACGAGATCCAACTCGTCAACATCCGACGACGCCTCGATGGCGGCGCCGTCGTCGCCGGTCACAAGGTGGGTCTCGCGTCGGAGGCGATGCAGAAGATGATGGGCGTCGACGAGCCGGACTACGGGCACCTCCTCGACACCATGCAGTACCACGAGCACACGCCCATCGACGCGAGTCGCTTCTGTTTTCCCCGGGTCGAGGTCGAGGTCGGTTTCATCCTCGGCAAGGACCTCCCCGGCGCCGGCTGCACCAACGACGACGTCATCGACGCGGTCGAGTGGGTGGTCCCGTCGATCGAACTCATCGACAGTCGGATCCGCGACTGGAAGATCACCCTCTGCGACACCATCGCCGACAACGCGTCGTCGTGCGGGTGGATCCTCGGTGAGCAGCGCGTGACGATCTCCGACATCGACACCGGCGACATCGATGCGCGGTTGCACCGCAACGGTGAGGTCATCGCCGAGGGCAACTCGTCGGCGGTGTTGGGCCATCCGCTCAACGCGGTGTCCTGGCTCGCGCGCAAGGTGGAGAGCTTCGGGGTGCGTCTGCGGGCGGGCGACGTGATCCTGCCCGGCACCGCGACCCGGGCCATCGACATCTCCTCCGGCGACCACTTCGTCGCCGAGTTCGCGAAGCTCGGCAGCGTCACCCTGGACTTCGTGTGA